One Roseburia rectibacter DNA window includes the following coding sequences:
- a CDS encoding DUF4230 domain-containing protein: protein MQQNTGEKKSKNKEKRTRVIKIRITGGVILAIVIVCVILKILNADPSSVFLKNTKDAIIGEEGTVTTISKASLEKVFEISELSTVDYSYNAVARAYEEDGVTPKYYVAYEGTVTAGIDFSKIMIDIDEDTKIITITLPESEIQNTTVDFGSMDYIFENKKYETETVSQEAYELCKTDLARRAAKENDLMTLAKENAVTAVEALVDPWVQQIDGEYKVNIK, encoded by the coding sequence ATGCAGCAGAACACAGGCGAAAAAAAGAGCAAAAATAAAGAGAAGAGAACACGGGTGATAAAGATCCGTATCACGGGAGGGGTTATTTTAGCAATTGTGATAGTGTGTGTCATTCTGAAAATTCTGAATGCAGATCCTTCATCTGTTTTCTTAAAAAATACAAAAGATGCAATCATCGGGGAAGAAGGAACGGTAACAACGATTTCAAAAGCGTCATTGGAAAAAGTTTTTGAAATCAGTGAACTTTCCACGGTAGATTATTCCTATAATGCAGTTGCCCGTGCGTATGAGGAGGATGGTGTTACTCCGAAATATTATGTGGCATATGAAGGAACCGTTACTGCAGGAATTGATTTCAGTAAGATTATGATCGATATTGATGAGGATACAAAAATAATCACCATTACCTTGCCGGAGAGCGAAATACAGAATACAACGGTGGATTTTGGTTCAATGGATTATATTTTTGAAAATAAAAAATATGAAACGGAAACTGTATCACAGGAGGCATATGAATTATGTAAAACAGATCTTGCCAGGCGGGCGGCAAAAGAAAATGATCTGATGACATTGGCGAAGGAAAATGCGGTTACTGCGGTAGAAGCGCTGGTTGATCCATGGGTACAACAGATAGACGGGGAATATAAAGTTAATATTAAATAG
- a CDS encoding FAD:protein FMN transferase, protein MADAQSQQENESTQASRDIFAMDTYMNVTAYGVGANEAVRRAEEEIERLDSLLSTGDQNSEIYQINQNGGGILSEDTAYLVERSLDLYQSTNGAFDIAIYPVMKAWGFTDDNFRVPEEEELQELLTLFKAKGAGKNIKVKKM, encoded by the coding sequence ATGGCAGATGCGCAGAGTCAGCAGGAAAACGAAAGTACACAGGCAAGCAGGGATATATTTGCAATGGATACCTATATGAATGTAACAGCTTATGGTGTTGGTGCAAATGAAGCTGTCCGACGGGCAGAGGAGGAAATAGAACGTCTCGATAGTCTTTTATCTACCGGAGATCAAAATAGTGAGATTTATCAGATCAATCAGAATGGAGGAGGAATCCTTTCGGAGGATACCGCTTATCTTGTGGAACGGTCTTTAGACCTGTACCAGTCAACAAATGGTGCATTTGATATTGCAATATACCCTGTGATGAAAGCATGGGGATTTACAGATGATAATTTCAGGGTGCCGGAGGAAGAAGAATTACAGGAGCTTCTGACATTGTTTAAGGCAAAAGGTGCCGGTAAAAATATCAAGGTTAAAAAAATGTAA
- a CDS encoding ECF transporter S component, with protein sequence MTQKKFSTKYLVEMALLVAIILIMAFTPIGYIRTAGLEITLIVVPVAVGAVTLGPAAGAILGGVFGITSFIQCFGMSPFGAALLGINGFLTFLVCVPTRILMGWLTGLIYKGLRKTKLPSGASVTISNLCCPLLNTTFFMGMLVLGFYNTEYIQSFVSALGAKNALLFILAFVGVNGLIEAIVCFIVGTAISAALKKALKYN encoded by the coding sequence ATGACTCAGAAAAAGTTTTCCACAAAGTATCTTGTGGAGATGGCACTTTTAGTTGCTATTATTCTTATCATGGCTTTTACCCCGATCGGATATATCAGAACAGCAGGTCTTGAGATCACGCTGATCGTCGTTCCGGTAGCGGTAGGAGCTGTTACATTAGGACCGGCAGCAGGTGCGATCTTAGGCGGTGTGTTCGGCATTACAAGTTTTATCCAGTGCTTTGGCATGAGTCCGTTTGGTGCAGCACTGCTTGGAATTAACGGTTTTTTGACATTTCTGGTATGCGTACCTACCCGTATTTTGATGGGATGGCTGACAGGTCTGATCTATAAAGGACTTCGCAAAACAAAGCTGCCATCCGGTGCATCTGTTACGATCAGCAACCTTTGCTGTCCATTACTTAACACTACATTTTTTATGGGAATGTTAGTGCTCGGATTTTACAATACAGAATACATCCAGTCATTCGTATCGGCTCTGGGTGCAAAAAATGCATTGCTGTTTATTTTAGCATTTGTCGGTGTGAACGGACTGATTGAAGCAATCGTATGTTTTATCGTAGGAACGGCAATTTCAGCAGCTTTGAAAAAGGCATTAAAATACAATTAA
- a CDS encoding ECF transporter S component, with amino-acid sequence MTQKKFSTKFLVEMALLVAIILIMAFTPLGYIKTVGIEITLIVVPVAVGAVTLGPTAGAILGGVFGFASFLRCFGLNAFGATLLGINPFLAFLVYVPTRILVGWLTGLIYQGLRKTKIPYTASITVANLCCPLLNTTLFMGMLVIGFYQTEYIQSFVQTLGVSNPFWFVLAFVGINGLVEAVVCFVVGTAISAALKKALKYN; translated from the coding sequence ATGACTCAGAAAAAGTTTTCCACAAAATTTCTTGTGGAAATGGCACTTTTAGTTGCCATCATTCTTATCATGGCTTTTACCCCGCTCGGATACATTAAGACAGTAGGTATAGAAATTACCCTGATCGTTGTTCCGGTGGCGGTAGGAGCTGTTACACTAGGACCAACGGCAGGTGCAATCTTAGGTGGTGTATTTGGATTTGCCAGTTTTTTACGGTGTTTCGGACTAAACGCCTTTGGTGCGACGCTGCTTGGAATTAATCCGTTTCTGGCATTTCTGGTATATGTGCCGACACGTATTCTGGTAGGATGGCTGACCGGATTGATCTATCAGGGACTCAGAAAGACGAAAATCCCATATACTGCATCAATCACGGTCGCAAATTTATGCTGTCCGCTTTTGAATACGACATTGTTTATGGGTATGCTGGTGATTGGTTTTTATCAGACGGAGTATATCCAGTCATTTGTTCAGACACTGGGTGTCAGCAATCCGTTCTGGTTTGTGCTTGCATTTGTGGGAATCAACGGACTTGTTGAAGCGGTTGTATGTTTTGTTGTAGGAACGGCAATTTCTGCAGCTTTGAAAAAGGCACTGAAATACAATTAA
- a CDS encoding IS630 family transposase — translation MNDYWCIPSKEDADFVACMEDVLDVYELPYDPMYPVVCMNEKPYQLLDDVRQPLPVRPGDNQKTDSEYKRNGTCSIFAFVEPLGGRHHVSVHEHRTAIDRAMEIKYLSDEMFPDAKKIILVMDNLNTHKAASLYKAFPPSEARRIIKRLEIHYTPKHGSWLDMAEIELNVMTRQCLSRRISTLDKLKCELSAWEMERNRDTAKIQWHFQTGDAREKLISLYPTLSSVTF, via the coding sequence ATGAATGATTACTGGTGTATTCCGTCAAAAGAAGATGCTGATTTTGTAGCCTGCATGGAAGATGTCCTTGATGTTTATGAACTCCCATATGACCCGATGTACCCTGTTGTCTGTATGAATGAAAAGCCATACCAGCTTTTGGATGATGTAAGGCAGCCACTGCCTGTTCGTCCGGGTGACAACCAGAAAACGGATTCCGAATATAAGAGGAATGGCACCTGCAGCATATTTGCTTTTGTTGAACCACTTGGCGGCAGACACCATGTGAGTGTCCATGAACACCGTACTGCAATTGACCGGGCAATGGAAATCAAATATCTGTCAGATGAAATGTTTCCAGATGCAAAGAAAATCATACTGGTAATGGACAATCTAAACACCCATAAAGCTGCTTCACTTTATAAAGCATTTCCACCATCAGAAGCAAGAAGGATCATAAAACGACTGGAAATCCACTATACGCCTAAACATGGAAGTTGGCTTGACATGGCAGAAATTGAGCTGAATGTAATGACACGCCAATGTCTTTCGCGTCGAATATCCACCCTTGACAAACTTAAATGTGAGTTATCAGCATGGGAAATGGAACGTAATCGGGATACAGCTAAGATACAGTGGCATTTCCAAACAGGGGATGCACGGGAAAAACTGATATCACTGTATCCGACACTATCATCTGTCACTTTTTAA
- a CDS encoding helix-turn-helix domain-containing protein, with translation MARPKKYNISLTDDELKELKSVMRKKQTTKTVRNRCQIIIDLDEAHGKVLTHAQSAKTNCVCMATIMNTVKLYSEKGIQGIRTMNRNVNSDNACRKFDGRAEARIIEIACSPAPEGHSRWTLRLLEEQAKIVLDVPVSKDTIGRALKKINFDLT, from the coding sequence ATGGCAAGACCAAAAAAATATAATATTTCATTAACGGATGACGAACTCAAGGAACTAAAATCTGTTATGCGTAAAAAGCAAACAACCAAAACTGTTCGAAACAGATGCCAGATTATCATTGATCTAGATGAGGCACACGGTAAAGTTCTTACCCATGCACAGTCTGCCAAAACAAATTGTGTATGTATGGCTACTATCATGAATACTGTAAAGCTTTATTCCGAAAAAGGCATCCAGGGTATCCGTACAATGAACCGGAATGTCAATTCTGATAATGCATGCAGAAAATTTGATGGGCGTGCTGAGGCTCGTATTATTGAAATTGCGTGCAGTCCTGCACCGGAAGGACATTCCCGCTGGACACTCCGTCTGCTGGAAGAACAGGCAAAAATTGTACTTGATGTTCCAGTCAGTAAAGATACCATCGGCAGGGCTTTAAAAAAAATAAACTTCGACCTCACATGA
- a CDS encoding metallopeptidase domain-containing protein has protein sequence MIQKKNVLNTVPVICLGALLLGSAYGQLHTPMTPPPITALASDILPTTGNVRALDVVVDFADAKYDTDRRLSDEEISSYLFGTDNTEFYPCESLTSYFDRASYGSLHMTGNVFHYTAKGTIASYEKTNDGYETLVREVLSGLNDTIDYTDYDSDGDGYIDALCLSVPSGGNADFWYGCTASWWTSTLPDLDGEKLNYYVISDEQPYADTMDYYLGTLAHEYGHCMGLPDYYKYGLKENFEATTGDAGIERMDEAAGDFCPLSKLLLGWYLPAEVQIYHPGSKKTDITLADSSMQTDTPAAQTFTLTDDTQEGSCLIIPRTDASSYFSEYMILDYITPNGNYDGMFSSGGLRIYHVDATLANDEYYAPYLTADNYSPVYDSTNNGRRILRLVNDGNGFYRNGDVIDGTATGLGWYDNNGQVTIDTGYTITVDSVSADQKKCTVTILPDN, from the coding sequence ATGATACAGAAAAAAAATGTACTTAACACCGTTCCGGTTATCTGCCTTGGTGCCCTGCTTTTGGGGTCGGCATACGGGCAGCTTCACACGCCAATGACGCCGCCACCGATTACAGCTCTCGCCTCAGATATTCTGCCGACGACAGGCAATGTCCGAGCACTTGATGTTGTGGTCGATTTTGCGGATGCGAAATATGATACAGACAGACGCCTGTCCGATGAAGAAATTTCCTCCTATCTGTTTGGCACAGACAATACTGAATTTTATCCCTGTGAGAGCCTGACTAGTTATTTTGACCGTGCTTCATACGGATCACTACATATGACCGGAAATGTATTTCATTACACAGCGAAAGGTACGATCGCATCCTACGAAAAAACGAACGATGGATACGAAACGCTGGTGCGTGAGGTTCTTTCCGGTTTAAATGATACGATCGACTATACCGATTATGATTCTGACGGCGATGGCTATATCGACGCTCTCTGCCTTTCTGTTCCAAGCGGAGGCAATGCTGATTTCTGGTATGGCTGTACGGCATCCTGGTGGACTTCCACCCTGCCGGATTTAGATGGCGAAAAATTAAATTACTATGTGATCAGCGATGAACAGCCTTATGCCGATACCATGGATTATTATCTCGGAACACTCGCCCACGAATACGGGCACTGTATGGGACTCCCGGATTATTATAAATACGGTTTAAAAGAAAATTTTGAAGCTACGACTGGGGATGCCGGCATTGAACGCATGGATGAAGCTGCGGGTGATTTTTGTCCGTTGTCAAAGCTGCTGCTCGGATGGTACCTTCCGGCAGAAGTACAGATTTACCACCCCGGCAGCAAAAAGACCGACATCACTTTAGCTGACTCCTCCATGCAGACTGACACTCCAGCTGCACAGACATTTACCCTGACAGATGATACCCAAGAGGGAAGCTGTCTGATCATACCGCGCACTGATGCTTCCAGTTATTTTTCAGAATACATGATCCTTGACTATATCACCCCGAATGGTAATTATGACGGTATGTTTTCTTCCGGCGGACTTCGTATTTATCACGTCGATGCCACCCTTGCAAACGACGAATACTATGCCCCCTATCTGACCGCTGATAACTACAGTCCTGTCTACGATTCCACCAATAACGGCAGGCGGATCTTAAGACTGGTCAATGACGGAAATGGCTTTTACCGGAACGGTGATGTGATTGATGGCACTGCCACAGGCTTGGGCTGGTATGACAACAACGGACAGGTGACCATTGATACCGGGTATACGATCACGGTTGACTCTGTATCTGCGGATCAGAAAAAATGTACCGTAACGATTTTGCCGGACAACTAA
- a CDS encoding electron transfer flavoprotein subunit alpha/FixB family protein, with amino-acid sequence MALEEYKGVFVFAQQVDNVLDGVAFELLGKGKDLAKDLGTDVTAVLIGSGVKGLADQLAEYGADRVIVVDDPELKDYRTEPYAHALASVINEYKPEIMLVGATAIGRDLGPTVSARVKTGLTADCTSLEIGDFPLVAAPGKESEQKHNQLLMTRPAFGGNTIATIACPDNRPQMATVRPGVMQKIAPIAGAKANVVEYNPGFTPNNRYVEILNIVKAVKSTANIMEAKILVSGGRGVGSKENFKLLEDLAEVLGGTVSCSRAVVENGWLPVDLQVGQTGKTVRPQIYFAIGISGAIQHVAGMEDSDLIIAINKDEDAPIFDVADYGLVGDLNKIVPALTAALKAELGNK; translated from the coding sequence ATGGCATTAGAAGAATATAAAGGAGTATTTGTCTTTGCACAGCAGGTAGATAACGTATTAGATGGCGTTGCATTTGAGTTACTTGGAAAAGGCAAAGACTTAGCAAAAGATTTAGGTACAGACGTAACTGCTGTATTAATTGGTTCTGGTGTAAAAGGATTAGCAGATCAGTTAGCTGAGTATGGCGCTGACAGAGTTATCGTAGTAGATGATCCAGAATTAAAAGACTACAGAACAGAGCCGTATGCACATGCATTAGCATCTGTAATCAACGAGTACAAACCAGAAATCATGTTAGTTGGTGCAACTGCTATCGGCCGTGACTTAGGACCTACTGTTTCTGCAAGAGTAAAAACAGGTCTGACAGCAGACTGTACATCTCTTGAGATCGGTGATTTCCCACTGGTTGCTGCACCTGGTAAAGAATCAGAGCAGAAACACAATCAGTTATTAATGACACGTCCTGCATTCGGTGGTAACACAATCGCAACTATCGCCTGCCCGGACAACCGTCCTCAGATGGCAACTGTACGTCCTGGTGTTATGCAGAAGATCGCTCCGATCGCTGGTGCAAAAGCAAACGTTGTAGAATACAATCCGGGATTTACACCAAACAACAGATATGTTGAGATCTTAAATATCGTAAAGGCTGTTAAGAGCACAGCAAACATCATGGAAGCAAAGATCCTTGTTTCCGGTGGTCGTGGAGTTGGTTCCAAAGAGAACTTCAAACTTCTTGAAGATCTTGCAGAGGTACTTGGCGGTACTGTAAGCTGCTCCCGTGCAGTTGTAGAGAATGGCTGGTTACCAGTTGATTTACAGGTAGGTCAGACAGGTAAAACTGTTCGTCCTCAGATCTACTTTGCAATCGGTATTTCCGGAGCAATCCAGCATGTAGCTGGTATGGAAGATTCTGACCTGATCATCGCAATCAACAAAGATGAAGATGCTCCAATCTTCGACGTAGCTGATTACGGTCTGGTTGGTGATCTGAATAAGATCGTTCCTGCTTTAACAGCAGCATTAAAAGCTGAGTTAGGCAACAAATAA
- a CDS encoding electron transfer flavoprotein subunit beta/FixA family protein, with the protein MNIVVCIKQVPDTKGGVKFNPDGTLDRAAMLAIMNPDDKAGLEAALRIKDETGAKVTVLTMGLPKADAVLREALAMGADEAVLVTDRVLGGADTWATSTTIAGALRNLDYDLIITGRQAIDGDTAQVGPQIAEHLGLPVISYAADIKVEGDSVVVKRQYEDRYHELKAKMPCLVTALSELNEPRYMTPGGIFDAFDKEVTVWGRADLKDVDDSDLGLKGSPTKIAKASDKVAKGAGEKVNLDPAESVAYLIGKFKEKHII; encoded by the coding sequence ATGAATATCGTAGTATGTATTAAACAGGTTCCTGATACAAAGGGCGGCGTTAAGTTCAACCCGGATGGAACGCTTGACAGAGCAGCAATGCTTGCTATCATGAACCCAGATGATAAAGCTGGTCTTGAAGCAGCACTTAGAATCAAAGATGAGACAGGAGCAAAAGTTACAGTTCTTACTATGGGACTTCCAAAGGCTGATGCAGTTCTTCGTGAAGCATTAGCAATGGGTGCTGATGAAGCAGTTCTTGTAACAGACCGCGTATTAGGTGGAGCTGATACATGGGCAACATCAACTACAATCGCTGGTGCACTTCGTAACTTAGACTATGATCTGATCATCACAGGACGTCAGGCTATCGATGGTGATACTGCACAGGTTGGCCCTCAGATCGCTGAGCATCTTGGACTTCCGGTTATCTCTTATGCAGCAGACATCAAAGTAGAGGGTGACTCTGTTGTTGTAAAACGTCAGTACGAAGACAGATATCATGAGTTAAAAGCAAAAATGCCTTGTCTGGTAACTGCTCTTTCTGAATTAAATGAGCCGCGTTACATGACACCAGGCGGAATCTTCGATGCATTTGACAAAGAAGTAACCGTTTGGGGAAGAGCAGACTTAAAGGATGTTGATGATTCTGATCTTGGTTTAAAAGGATCTCCTACTAAAATTGCAAAAGCATCTGATAAAGTTGCAAAGGGTGCTGGTGAGAAAGTAAACCTTGATCCGGCAGAATCCGTAGCATATTTGATCGGCAAATTCAAAGAGAAACACATTATCTAA
- a CDS encoding acyl-CoA dehydrogenase, with amino-acid sequence MDFTLDKKHEMARSLFKEFAETEVKPLAQETDETEAFPAETVKKMQKYGFMGIPVPKEYGGQGCDPLTYVMCVEELSKVCATTGVVVSAHTSLCIDPIMTYGTEEQKQKYVKPLATGEKLGAFALTEPGAGTDAQGAQTKAVLDGDEWVLNGSKCFITNGKVADVYIVIAITSITEDKRGRKKKNFSAFIVDKGAPGFSFGTKEKKMGIRGSSTYELIFEDCRIPKENLLGPEGKGFPIAMHTLDGGRIGIAAQALGIAEGALDRAIAYTKERKQFGRSIAQQQNTQFKLADMAARIEAAQLLVYKAAMAKATQKVYSVEAAKAKLFAAETAMAVTTEVVQLFGGYGYIREYDVERMMRDAKITEIYEGTSEVQRMVISGALLK; translated from the coding sequence ATGGATTTCACTTTAGACAAGAAACATGAAATGGCGCGTTCCTTATTCAAGGAATTTGCTGAAACAGAAGTAAAACCGCTTGCACAGGAAACAGATGAGACAGAAGCTTTCCCGGCAGAAACGGTTAAGAAAATGCAGAAATACGGATTCATGGGAATCCCGGTTCCGAAAGAATACGGCGGACAGGGTTGTGATCCTCTTACATACGTTATGTGCGTAGAAGAGTTATCTAAAGTTTGCGCAACCACAGGTGTTGTTGTATCTGCACATACATCTCTCTGCATCGATCCGATCATGACATATGGTACAGAAGAGCAGAAACAGAAATATGTAAAACCACTTGCAACAGGCGAGAAGTTAGGTGCATTCGCATTAACTGAGCCGGGTGCTGGTACTGATGCACAGGGTGCACAGACAAAAGCTGTTTTAGATGGTGACGAGTGGGTATTAAACGGATCAAAATGCTTCATTACCAATGGTAAAGTTGCAGATGTTTATATTGTAATCGCTATCACAAGCATCACAGAGGACAAGAGAGGCAGAAAGAAGAAAAACTTCTCTGCATTTATCGTAGATAAGGGAGCTCCTGGTTTCTCATTCGGAACAAAAGAGAAGAAGATGGGTATCCGTGGATCATCTACTTATGAGCTGATCTTCGAAGACTGCAGAATCCCGAAAGAGAATCTGTTAGGACCGGAAGGAAAAGGTTTCCCGATCGCAATGCATACACTTGATGGTGGACGTATTGGTATCGCTGCTCAGGCACTTGGTATCGCTGAGGGTGCATTAGACAGAGCTATCGCTTATACAAAAGAGAGAAAACAGTTCGGCCGTTCTATCGCACAGCAGCAGAATACACAGTTCAAACTTGCTGATATGGCTGCAAGAATCGAAGCTGCACAGCTTTTAGTTTACAAAGCAGCAATGGCAAAAGCTACCCAGAAAGTATATTCTGTAGAAGCTGCAAAAGCTAAATTATTCGCAGCCGAGACGGCAATGGCAGTTACAACTGAAGTTGTTCAGTTATTCGGTGGATACGGATATATCAGAGAGTATGATGTAGAGCGTATGATGCGTGATGCTAAGATCACAGAGATCTACGAGGGTACAAGCGAAGTACAGCGTATGGTAATTTCAGGTGCATTGTTGAAATAA